One region of Flavobacterium sp. KACC 22763 genomic DNA includes:
- a CDS encoding DUF3667 domain-containing protein codes for MEIMCKNCHQVFRGHYCNNCGQSAETHKINVHFLWHDIQHGLLHFDKGILYSLKQLFTRPGHSIREFIEGKRARHFKPLSLVVVLATLYGLLYHYFHIDTFNHVQAPNLDSNFLNEWFATHFSWVTVGSIPIYTIGTYLVFKNQGYNFVELFVLNTFKAAQRISVQLLTIPAMIFLNHTSHMQQYTYTMYIIGVILIFWTNIQFFNKISKTKAFFLSILSHLIFLVFFFIIMIIILFISGKF; via the coding sequence ATGGAAATAATGTGTAAAAACTGCCATCAGGTCTTTAGAGGCCATTATTGCAACAATTGCGGTCAGTCTGCAGAAACACATAAAATAAATGTGCATTTTTTATGGCACGATATCCAGCATGGTTTATTGCATTTTGACAAAGGAATATTGTATTCTTTAAAACAATTGTTTACAAGACCTGGGCATTCAATCCGCGAATTTATTGAAGGAAAAAGAGCCCGTCATTTTAAACCTTTATCTTTAGTTGTCGTTCTTGCTACACTTTATGGGCTTTTATATCATTACTTCCATATTGACACCTTTAATCATGTACAGGCTCCAAACTTAGATTCAAATTTTCTAAATGAATGGTTTGCCACACATTTTTCATGGGTAACAGTAGGGTCTATTCCTATTTATACTATTGGTACTTATCTTGTTTTTAAAAATCAGGGATATAATTTTGTCGAACTTTTTGTGCTTAATACTTTTAAAGCTGCACAACGAATTTCTGTGCAGTTGCTGACAATACCCGCAATGATTTTTCTAAATCATACATCGCACATGCAACAGTATACTTATACGATGTATATTATTGGGGTAATTTTAATCTTTTGGACGAACATTCAGTTCTTTAATAAAATATCTAAAACAAAAGCATTTTTCTTGTCTATACTAAGTCACCTAATCTTTTTGGTTTTCTTTTTTATAATCATGATTATTATACTTTTTATCTCTGGAAAATTTTAA
- the ccsA gene encoding cytochrome c biogenesis protein CcsA produces MDKKIFSFLFSTRLMAVLFLTFAIAMGVGTFIESKYNTDTARILIYNTWWFEAIMAIFVLNFFGNIKKYQLHKKEKWASLLLHLSFIFILLGAFITRYISYEGMMPIREGAAENQVYSDKTFLTIFADGEYKGEMKRRVFEKSLILSPVTNNDFSISGKFDETPFEVTYSNYIMGAKEVVKPDPKGTLYLKLVEAGAGGREEHYLKEGEVQNIHNVLFALNKQTDGAININTTGKEYTIQTPFEGEFMRMADQFKGKVTKDDVQPLMMRSLYSIGDIRIVFPEPPMRGKVDYESNNDFKAKSHRDALVVKVKAEGQEKEVMLFGNKGQVGEAKTVKIGNIEYSLFFGSKAYVLPFKIRLNDFIAEKYPGTEKSYSSYKSKVTVQDSTETFDADIFMNHVLDYKGYRFFQSSFDPDEKGTVLSVNHDFWGTNITYFGYYILYIGLMAIMFTKHSRFGDLKRKLEAVKKKKEKLITILVLMLSLSSFAQQSPHVHSHDHDHNHSADPNDHANHVTAPPSKKQLDSLLNIYKAPEAHAAKFGRLIIQDAGGRMKPINTFSSELLRKVSHDDKYNEMNSDQVFLSMTQYAQVWIQVPIIYINTKNDSIRKIIGIDSKDKYAPFVKFFDEQGNYKLSPYLDAAYKAANPNSFEKDFVETDKKVNLMESALSGSILRIFPIPNDPNHKWVSYLERESAGFKGMDSTYVKQILPLYFSALNNGSITKNFDTADNLVESINGFQKKFGAKVRPSEQKIDAEIAYNKYDVFQKLPYWYITAASFMFIFIIVNIFFEKKWLRITVNAFHIIIGLLFALHTLGLIARWYISGHAPWSNAYESIVYVAWSTMFFGLAFDRKSKLTVASSAFVTAMILMAAYLNWIDPEIANLQPVLNSYWLMIHVAVIVGSYGPTALGMILGFVSLVLIFFTTEKNKAKMELNIKEITYINEMSLTIGLIMLTIGNFLGGQWANESWGRYWGWDPKETWALISIMVYAFVIHARFVPALRGKWFFNLMSMYAFVSILFTYYGVNFHLVGLHSYASGEAHSLNWIYYCLITISIIGAITYPKYRKYYKTKKVKK; encoded by the coding sequence ATGGATAAAAAAATATTCTCTTTTTTGTTTTCTACACGATTAATGGCCGTTCTTTTTTTAACATTTGCAATTGCAATGGGTGTTGGAACTTTTATCGAAAGTAAATACAATACCGATACAGCCAGAATACTAATTTACAATACTTGGTGGTTTGAAGCTATTATGGCCATCTTTGTGCTCAATTTCTTCGGAAATATCAAAAAATACCAACTGCATAAAAAAGAAAAATGGGCAAGTCTTTTATTGCACCTTTCTTTTATTTTTATCCTTTTAGGAGCTTTTATTACACGATATATTAGTTATGAAGGAATGATGCCAATTCGCGAAGGCGCGGCTGAAAACCAAGTTTATTCAGATAAAACCTTTTTAACCATTTTTGCTGATGGTGAATATAAGGGTGAAATGAAAAGAAGAGTCTTTGAAAAAAGTCTTATACTTTCTCCTGTTACGAATAATGATTTCAGCATTTCTGGAAAATTTGACGAGACTCCTTTTGAAGTTACCTATTCGAACTATATCATGGGAGCTAAAGAAGTGGTTAAACCAGATCCAAAAGGAACTTTATACTTGAAATTAGTTGAAGCTGGAGCCGGTGGGCGTGAAGAACATTATCTTAAAGAAGGTGAAGTTCAGAACATTCACAATGTTTTGTTTGCTTTAAATAAGCAGACAGACGGCGCAATAAACATCAATACTACTGGAAAAGAATATACAATTCAGACTCCTTTTGAAGGTGAATTTATGCGAATGGCGGATCAATTTAAAGGAAAAGTTACGAAAGATGATGTACAGCCTTTAATGATGCGTTCGTTATATAGCATTGGAGATATTAGAATTGTATTTCCAGAACCTCCAATGAGAGGAAAAGTGGACTATGAATCTAATAACGACTTTAAAGCAAAATCTCATAGAGATGCTTTGGTAGTAAAAGTAAAAGCTGAAGGACAGGAAAAAGAAGTAATGCTTTTTGGTAATAAAGGACAAGTTGGAGAAGCTAAAACAGTTAAAATTGGCAATATAGAATATTCTTTATTTTTTGGAAGCAAAGCTTATGTTTTGCCATTTAAAATTCGTTTGAACGACTTTATTGCTGAGAAATATCCTGGAACGGAAAAAAGTTATTCTTCATATAAAAGTAAAGTAACTGTTCAAGATTCTACAGAAACTTTTGATGCAGATATTTTTATGAATCACGTTTTGGATTATAAAGGATATCGTTTCTTCCAGTCTTCGTTTGATCCAGACGAAAAAGGAACTGTTTTATCTGTTAACCATGATTTCTGGGGAACTAATATTACTTATTTTGGTTATTATATATTATACATTGGTTTAATGGCTATTATGTTTACTAAACATTCTCGTTTTGGTGATTTGAAGCGTAAGCTTGAGGCTGTTAAAAAGAAAAAAGAAAAACTAATTACGATTTTAGTTTTAATGTTGAGTTTAAGCAGTTTTGCGCAGCAATCACCGCATGTTCACTCACATGATCATGATCACAATCACAGTGCAGATCCAAATGATCATGCGAATCATGTTACTGCACCGCCAAGCAAGAAACAACTAGATTCTTTATTGAATATTTACAAAGCGCCAGAAGCACATGCAGCAAAATTTGGACGTCTGATTATTCAGGATGCTGGGGGTAGAATGAAGCCTATTAATACGTTTTCTTCTGAATTACTTCGTAAGGTAAGTCATGATGACAAATACAACGAAATGAATTCTGATCAGGTATTTTTGTCTATGACGCAATATGCTCAAGTTTGGATTCAGGTTCCTATTATTTATATCAATACAAAAAATGATAGTATCCGTAAAATCATTGGTATCGATTCGAAAGATAAATACGCACCATTTGTAAAATTCTTTGATGAGCAAGGAAATTATAAATTATCTCCATATTTAGATGCAGCTTATAAAGCGGCTAATCCGAATAGTTTTGAGAAAGATTTTGTTGAAACCGATAAAAAAGTAAACTTAATGGAATCGGCATTAAGCGGTAGTATTTTAAGAATCTTCCCAATTCCTAATGATCCAAATCATAAATGGGTTTCTTATCTAGAACGCGAAAGTGCTGGTTTTAAAGGAATGGATTCTACTTACGTGAAACAAATTCTGCCTTTATATTTTAGTGCTTTGAATAACGGTTCTATCACCAAAAACTTTGACACAGCAGATAATTTAGTAGAAAGCATCAATGGCTTTCAAAAGAAATTTGGTGCAAAAGTAAGACCAAGCGAGCAAAAAATTGATGCAGAGATTGCCTATAACAAATATGACGTTTTTCAAAAACTACCATATTGGTATATTACAGCGGCAAGTTTTATGTTCATTTTTATTATTGTCAATATTTTCTTTGAGAAAAAATGGCTTCGTATTACTGTAAATGCCTTCCATATTATTATCGGATTATTGTTTGCGCTTCATACATTAGGGTTAATTGCACGCTGGTATATTTCTGGTCACGCTCCTTGGAGTAATGCGTACGAATCTATTGTATATGTGGCTTGGTCAACCATGTTCTTCGGATTGGCTTTTGATAGAAAATCAAAACTTACAGTAGCTTCATCAGCTTTCGTTACTGCTATGATTTTAATGGCAGCGTACTTAAACTGGATCGATCCAGAAATTGCAAATTTACAGCCGGTTCTTAATTCATATTGGTTAATGATTCACGTAGCAGTTATTGTAGGTAGTTATGGTCCGACTGCATTAGGAATGATTTTAGGTTTTGTATCATTAGTATTGATTTTCTTTACAACTGAGAAAAACAAAGCTAAAATGGAATTGAACATTAAAGAGATAACGTATATCAACGAAATGTCTTTAACAATCGGTCTTATCATGCTGACTATCGGAAACTTCCTTGGAGGACAATGGGCAAACGAAAGCTGGGGACGTTACTGGGGATGGGATCCAAAGGAAACTTGGGCTTTAATCTCGATTATGGTTTATGCATTTGTAATTCACGCTCGTTTTGTTCCTGCATTAAGAGGAAAATGGTTCTTTAACTTAATGAGTATGTATGCTTTTGTTTCTATCTTGTTTACTTATTATGGAGTAAACTTCCACTTAGTAGGTTTACACTCTTACGCAAGTGGCGAAGCACATTCATTAAACTGGATTTATTACTGCTTGATTACAATTTCTATAATTGGAGCTATAACATATCCAAAGTATCGAAAATACTATAAAACAAAAAAAGTGAAGAAATAG
- a CDS encoding Rossmann-like and DUF2520 domain-containing protein gives MIQITIIGSGNVAQHLIRAFSASKIVEIKQVFSRKKEALIHLIDSEKIVTDFAALEPTDLHIISVSDNAISEVSEQLPFNNQLVVHTSGTSSIELLNPKNRRGVFYPLQTFSKNKEINYSIVPFCLEAENTADFKLLETVAKSISTAVYSISSEQRKALHVAAVFVSNFTNHLYQIGQEVCEENQVPFAVLRPLIQETADKINTLDPIDAQTGPAIRHDSNTIDSHLAFLQDENKKNIYKILTQSIQHNGKKL, from the coding sequence ATGATTCAGATAACTATAATTGGTTCCGGCAACGTTGCACAGCATTTGATAAGGGCTTTCTCTGCCAGCAAAATTGTTGAAATTAAACAGGTTTTTTCGAGAAAGAAAGAAGCCTTGATCCATTTAATTGATTCTGAAAAGATTGTAACCGATTTTGCAGCATTAGAACCAACCGATTTACATATTATTTCAGTTTCAGACAATGCTATTTCAGAAGTTTCAGAACAGCTTCCGTTTAACAATCAGCTAGTGGTTCATACTTCTGGAACATCTTCAATTGAGCTTTTAAACCCTAAAAATAGACGTGGAGTTTTTTATCCGCTTCAAACATTTTCTAAGAATAAGGAAATTAATTATTCTATAGTACCTTTCTGTTTGGAAGCAGAAAACACAGCCGATTTTAAACTTTTGGAAACAGTTGCTAAAAGTATTTCTACTGCAGTTTATTCTATAAGTTCAGAACAGCGAAAAGCACTTCATGTAGCGGCCGTTTTTGTCAGCAATTTCACAAATCACTTGTACCAAATAGGACAAGAAGTCTGTGAAGAAAACCAAGTTCCTTTTGCTGTTTTACGACCATTGATTCAGGAAACCGCTGATAAAATCAACACACTCGATCCTATTGATGCACAAACGGGTCCGGCCATTCGCCATGATTCAAATACAATTGACTCGCATCTGGCTTTTTTACAAGACGAAAACAAAAAAAATATCTATAAAATCCTAACACAATCTATACAGCATAATGGCAAAAAGTTATAA
- a CDS encoding KdsC family phosphatase produces the protein MAKSYKELMNDITTFVFDVDGVLTDSSVFVTNEGEMLRTMNIRDGFAMKAAIESGYHVCIISGGSNEGVRIRLQNLGINDIHLGTPDKVKTFKAYTETHNIKPENVLYMGDDIPDFHVMKLVGLPTCPQDASPEIKNICRYISHVKGGRGAARDVIEQVMKVQGKWMEYFNGQHD, from the coding sequence ATGGCAAAAAGTTATAAAGAATTAATGAATGACATCACAACCTTCGTTTTTGATGTAGACGGCGTACTTACAGACAGCTCAGTTTTTGTAACCAATGAAGGTGAAATGCTAAGAACGATGAATATTCGTGATGGTTTTGCAATGAAAGCTGCAATCGAAAGTGGTTATCATGTTTGCATTATTTCTGGCGGAAGCAATGAAGGCGTTCGCATTCGTCTTCAAAATCTTGGCATTAATGACATTCATTTAGGAACTCCAGATAAAGTAAAAACTTTTAAAGCTTATACCGAAACTCATAATATTAAACCTGAAAATGTGCTATATATGGGAGACGATATTCCAGATTTTCACGTGATGAAATTAGTTGGACTTCCTACTTGTCCTCAAGATGCAAGTCCAGAAATTAAGAATATCTGCCGCTATATTTCACACGTAAAAGGCGGGCGTGGCGCTGCAAGAGACGTTATCGAGCAAGTGATGAAAGTGCAAGGGAAATGGATGGAATACTTTAACGGACAACATGATTAA
- a CDS encoding geranylgeranylglycerol-phosphate geranylgeranyltransferase has translation MKFLKLIRYKNLLMLAFMQLLFRYAFLKQQEIPLALSDWQYGLLVLSTVLLAAAGYVINNIYDVGTDSINKPNDVVVGKGITETMAYNIYIGLNISGVALGFILSNIIMRPTFASLFILIASLLYFYATTLKQIMILGNFVVALLLAVSVLIIGVFDLFPATTGENQAQMASLFSILIDYALFAFMINFIREIVKDIEDVNGDYNMGMNTLPVAIGVNRAAKIALGFAVIAFILSGLYCNTYFMQNKLYIAVFYAFATVLAPLLYFIVKIFSAKSQKEFHHLSSILKLILFFGILSILVIALNIKYNA, from the coding sequence ATGAAATTCCTCAAACTCATTCGTTATAAAAACCTTTTAATGCTTGCTTTTATGCAGCTGCTTTTTCGTTATGCCTTTTTAAAACAGCAAGAGATTCCGCTGGCATTATCAGATTGGCAATACGGATTACTTGTATTAAGCACTGTTTTATTGGCTGCTGCAGGTTACGTTATCAATAACATTTACGATGTAGGAACCGACAGCATCAACAAACCAAATGATGTAGTAGTCGGAAAAGGAATTACAGAAACTATGGCCTACAATATTTATATTGGTCTGAATATTTCTGGTGTTGCCCTTGGTTTTATTCTATCGAATATTATCATGAGGCCAACTTTTGCTTCGCTTTTTATTTTAATTGCATCGTTGCTATATTTTTATGCAACAACGCTAAAACAAATTATGATTTTAGGCAATTTTGTTGTCGCATTGCTTTTGGCTGTGAGCGTTTTAATTATTGGAGTTTTTGACCTTTTTCCTGCTACAACAGGCGAAAACCAAGCGCAAATGGCAAGTCTTTTTTCTATTTTAATAGATTATGCTTTATTTGCTTTTATGATTAATTTCATTCGCGAAATTGTAAAAGATATTGAAGATGTCAATGGCGATTATAATATGGGAATGAACACATTACCAGTTGCAATTGGAGTTAACCGAGCTGCAAAAATAGCTTTAGGTTTTGCCGTTATTGCCTTCATTCTATCTGGATTGTATTGCAATACTTATTTCATGCAAAATAAGCTTTATATTGCTGTATTTTATGCTTTTGCAACAGTTTTAGCGCCTTTACTATATTTTATTGTCAAAATATTTAGTGCAAAATCTCAAAAGGAATTTCATCATTTAAGCAGTATTCTAAAACTTATTTTGTTCTTCGGAATTTTATCAATCTTGGTTATTGCCTTAAATATCAAATACAATGCTTAA
- a CDS encoding Maf-like protein, translated as MLKEKLKKYKIILASGSPRRQQFFKDLDLDFEIRLKDVEEIYPPELKAAEITDYLAELKANAFEGELKENEILVTSDTIVWHENKALGKPKNAEEAFAMIKSMSNATHEVITSVCFKTAHSSTLLHDITKVTFNDLSDEAILYYIENYKPYDKAGAYGIQEWFGFMAVAKVEGSYTNVMGLPTAKVYEFLTTLV; from the coding sequence ATGCTTAAAGAAAAATTAAAAAAATATAAAATCATTTTAGCTTCGGGTTCGCCTCGCAGACAGCAGTTTTTTAAGGATTTGGATCTTGATTTTGAAATTCGTTTAAAAGACGTTGAGGAAATCTATCCGCCAGAATTAAAGGCCGCAGAAATTACCGATTATCTTGCTGAATTAAAGGCGAATGCTTTTGAAGGCGAACTGAAAGAGAATGAAATTCTAGTGACAAGCGATACTATTGTATGGCATGAGAATAAAGCTTTAGGAAAACCAAAAAATGCCGAAGAAGCTTTTGCTATGATAAAATCAATGTCTAATGCAACGCATGAGGTAATTACTTCGGTTTGCTTTAAAACAGCCCACTCTTCTACTCTTTTGCATGATATTACTAAAGTAACTTTTAACGATCTGTCAGACGAAGCTATTTTGTACTATATCGAAAATTACAAACCTTATGATAAAGCTGGTGCTTATGGCATACAGGAATGGTTTGGTTTTATGGCAGTTGCAAAAGTAGAAGGCTCTTATACCAATGTAATGGGACTTCCGACAGCAAAAGTTTATGAATTTTTGACTACATTAGTGTAA
- a CDS encoding mechanosensitive ion channel domain-containing protein, translating into MFSFKEYSREIITTIILVGVLIVLRIVIAKLIRRFAATSQLFEHRTNLVIKYINILMNILVVTTLILIWGVQTEDIFITISSIATVIGVAMFAQWSILSNITSGMVLFFSFPFRIGDTIKIHDKDFPIEAEIEDINTFHVSLKTKEGEKIVFPNNLLLQKGISIIPAKYEEREFFD; encoded by the coding sequence ATGTTTTCTTTTAAAGAGTATAGCCGAGAAATAATAACCACAATCATTCTTGTTGGTGTTTTGATTGTGCTTCGTATCGTAATTGCAAAATTAATACGACGTTTTGCTGCTACAAGCCAATTATTTGAACATCGTACCAATTTGGTTATTAAGTATATTAATATTTTAATGAATATACTTGTAGTCACAACTTTGATTCTAATTTGGGGCGTTCAAACCGAAGATATTTTTATTACAATTTCTTCTATTGCCACTGTAATTGGAGTTGCGATGTTTGCTCAATGGTCTATTTTGAGCAATATTACTTCTGGAATGGTTTTATTCTTTTCTTTTCCTTTTAGAATTGGAGACACCATTAAAATTCATGACAAAGATTTTCCAATCGAAGCCGAAATCGAAGACATTAACACCTTTCATGTAAGTTTAAAAACAAAGGAAGGAGAGAAAATTGTTTTCCCAAATAATCTATTACTTCAGAAAGGAATTTCTATTATTCCTGCAAAGTATGAAGAGCGTGAATTTTTCGACTAA
- a CDS encoding AI-2E family transporter, with the protein MTRPITLPFYAKLSFILVILICFAFIFCIGKDILTPVLMAFLFAVLLLPIFTFLNTKCKFPRHLAAIVCLVLFISCIVGILVFISYQVTYIANDFETIKKNANSFIIEIHKFIRENFQVSIGEQKKYLDSVTKDSVKTGQAKLGSFIISISDVLLDSTIMIIYTFLFLIYKEHFKLFFAKLIKQENHAVLQDILSQIKVSINNYIVSLIIEMIVVSVLTSLGLWIIGVKYFILLGLITGILNLIPYIGIFIAGVITVLASLTGSGEISVILGILIVNIIVQFIDNNLLVPLIINSKVEINAFVSIMGIIVGGAAAGIAGMFLAIPLLAILKIIFDRIDSLSAWGYLMGNHVPRKFVWRKRKITTEN; encoded by the coding sequence ATGACTCGGCCTATAACATTACCATTTTATGCAAAACTTTCCTTTATTCTTGTTATTTTAATCTGTTTTGCATTTATTTTTTGCATCGGAAAAGATATTCTTACACCCGTTCTAATGGCATTCTTATTTGCTGTTTTATTGCTTCCGATTTTTACTTTTTTAAATACAAAATGTAAGTTCCCAAGACATCTCGCTGCAATTGTTTGTCTCGTCCTTTTTATATCTTGCATTGTCGGAATCTTAGTTTTTATCTCTTACCAAGTCACTTACATAGCAAATGATTTTGAAACTATAAAGAAAAACGCCAACTCCTTTATTATTGAAATCCATAAATTTATAAGAGAAAATTTTCAGGTAAGTATTGGTGAGCAAAAAAAATATCTAGATTCGGTTACCAAAGATTCGGTTAAAACGGGTCAGGCAAAATTAGGCTCGTTTATAATTTCGATAAGCGATGTTCTTCTGGATAGTACCATTATGATTATTTACACGTTTCTGTTTCTAATTTACAAAGAGCATTTTAAATTGTTTTTTGCGAAACTAATCAAACAAGAAAATCATGCTGTTCTGCAAGATATATTATCTCAGATAAAAGTTTCGATCAATAATTACATAGTAAGCTTAATTATCGAAATGATTGTAGTTTCGGTATTAACTAGTCTGGGTTTGTGGATTATTGGCGTAAAATATTTTATCCTTCTCGGATTAATAACCGGAATTTTGAATTTGATTCCTTATATCGGAATTTTTATTGCTGGAGTAATTACGGTTCTAGCATCGCTAACAGGATCTGGAGAAATATCTGTAATTCTCGGAATTCTTATTGTAAATATTATTGTTCAGTTTATCGATAATAATTTGCTTGTGCCTTTAATTATAAATTCTAAAGTAGAAATAAATGCCTTTGTTTCAATCATGGGCATTATTGTGGGAGGAGCCGCTGCCGGAATTGCCGGAATGTTTTTAGCCATTCCTCTTTTAGCAATTTTAAAAATTATTTTTGACCGAATTGATTCTCTTTCCGCTTGGGGTTATCTCATGGGAAATCACGTTCCAAGAAAATTTGTCTGGAGAAAGAGAAAAATTACAACAGAAAATTAA